A stretch of Apis cerana isolate GH-2021 linkage group LG1, AcerK_1.0, whole genome shotgun sequence DNA encodes these proteins:
- the LOC108002154 gene encoding putative GTP-binding protein 6: MQCLKRFVVLNKLQYVRNKKKELLNYITYQYRYKSDLIFEEYDETEEEKNTYSKLAKDYLGPIIGGNRVFVIQPYIKWGVKKKRNTTPQLQLAEAITLINTLPNWSVVGEKIVPLLSLQKHKLVGSGGLETLKKDITNCPNVTAIFISTNLLKFVQIAELQNIFHLPIYDRYSIVIHIFREHAKSPEAKLQVAIAEIPYVRKKMIDLTNYFIGQVKFDEKTKNLLQTREKKLRNALKKLKEHRQMIKRHRSSYGFPTIAIVGYTNAGKTSLIKALTGDTSLQPENKLFATLDTTVHQGLLPNNLKVLYIDTIGFIQDVPETLLEPFLVTLEDAISADILIHVFDISHPDVKAQIQHIQKTIQPMIDENKVIINVANKCDMVEKNEIEDILPEDTFTISAIKLKGIDLLRSKIQEEIIHAANLIQKRIKVGNGSAEASWLYKEATVLNVVPDSKNSQYLIMDVFMTTPIFYKFKRIFNV; the protein is encoded by the exons atgcaatgtttaaaaagatttgtagttttaaataaattacaatatgtaagaaataagaaaaaagaattattgaattatattacttatcaATATAGATACAAAtctgatttaatatttgaagaatatgaTGAaactgaagaagaaaaaaatacttattcaaAATTGGCTAAAGATTATTTAGGACCAATTATCGGTGGCAACAGAGTATTTGTCATACAACCATATATAAAATGgggtgttaaaaaaaaaagaaatactacACCTCAGTTACAATTAGCAGAGGCAATAACACTTATTAATACTCTACCAAATTGGAGTGTTGTAGGTGAAAAGATAGTTCCATTACTTTCTTTACAAAAACACAAATTAGTTGGTTCAGGAGGTcttgaaactttgaaaaaagatattacaaaTTGTCCAAATGTTACAGCCATATTCATTAGTACAAATTTACTGAAATTTGTACAAATTGCTGaattacaaaacatttttcatttaccaATTTATGATCGCTATAGTAtagttattcatatttttcgagaaCATGCAAAAAGTCCAGAAGCAAAATTGCAAGTAGCTATAGCTGAAATTCcatatgtaagaaaaaaaatgattgatttaactaattattttattggacAAGTAAAGtttgatgaaaaaacaaaaaatttacttcaaaccagagaaaaaaaattaagaaatgcattaaagaaattgaaagaacaTAGACAAATGATAAAACGTCATAGATCTAGTTATGGTTTTCCAACTATTGCTATTGTTGGATATACAAATGCTGGTAAAACATCTTTGATAAAAGCATTAACAGGAGATACTTCATTACAACCAGAGAACAAACTATTTGCTACTTTAGATACAACAGTACATCAAGGATTACTTCCAAATAACttgaaagtattatatattgatactaTTGGCTTTATTCAGGATGTACCGGAAACTCTATTAGAGCCATTTTTAGTAACTTTAGAAGATGCTATAAGTGCA gatattttaattcatgtgTTTGATATAAGTCATCCTGATGTCAAAGCTCAAATCCAGCATATTCAAAAAACAATACAACCTATgatagatgaaaataaagtaataattaatgttgctAATAAATGTGATAtggttgaaaaaaatgagatagaAGATATTTTGCCTGAAGATACATTTACCATTTCTGCTATCAAATTAAAAGGCATTGATTtgttacgatcaaaaatacaagaagaaattatacatgctgctaatttaatacaaaaacgTATTAAAGTAGGAAATGGAAGTGCAGAAGCATCATGGTTATACAAAGAAGCGACTGTTTTAAATGTTGTACCTGATTCcaaaaattcacaatatttaataatggatGTATTTATGACAACacctatattttataaatttaaacgaattttcaatgtttaa
- the LOC108002153 gene encoding dynamin-binding protein, which produces MEPGLLTRVLSDFLTTIDGELSLHKGEYFLIYSIIDRHWCYGESRGRTGKFPSNHLHKVEIPSLHDSETLFISITAFPGQQDGDLCFSQGEMIIGLQSVGSGWYLGQIDTKKGIFPLTHVWQLDTKLLKKALEKKIIRKKARIKTSLKAQLEGELDLVEGEIVTVTEILEDGWCYGITKDGKTGMFPEDFISYINDNVDQLDIASAADNSSSINYNESIYRNIEMPSTSISVEEPAPNYYDLFPEFKAISSNVTESLKNTSNLNAVDVKPYAITLYPFNSQFPNELSFEAEEVVHLIKHIDSEWIQGTKDNQNGIFPISYVNIIVDCNETNNEQNLCNQEVNIVQYNELMPGTEAKVEYTFKAQMDGDLNIFEGDTVKVINMANSDWVNVEDHFGKIGLCPRSYLSPLSTESSDVSTDIFEDFVIIPYEEGVPKKTDEQKSKRLSEPHRPAPPVPAPGRTPLQKNMIENIDISSNINQQINIADNDNLEIKQKRADQRQNVISELVLTEKEYVRDLKLTYETFNLYNPNQLESLGIDVIILFGNLYDVIQVAEELLDMILKAMKGCDEELQTIGPCFIEMNEKLKGVYVKYCGNHEAALGLLKKYENNEEIMKIFNKGIETLRYQIACFDMSSILIKPVQRILKYPLILYELVKCTEDTHPDKYTVEEAWKTMTAVASHINEYKRRKDLVSKYLDNDNTLIRKMAKLNMHSVAKMSTRLSTRLASSLGLTNIAIDPEFEELEKQFRSVEKCTLQLSKDVENCLTYLSDEAISGEMISDFIIQYYQGTVNIEAKKLRDIRSIIWSQFIQDLKICLKNRVSEPVNCLATLLEGPAVLITKTHDKLLDYDAAISKSEKYKESKIAQDELSTAKSNYEALTHQLREELPIVIDAATNILINCISAFAHARKLLCGKITKRYLNLCETSTQLTSQDILESFLVNHNLLWNQITRFAFAGSNPRVEEAQSTWCPQSERQRISLKNKYFNDKLYVVTENVPSTSSLDMGAARGTLVAVIKKQDPMGDNSRWFVDNGVAQGFLPAKSLQLQNIPQVKQITNEITTSNKCSNTSMPDLICMDSPEKELKSTFQSHLQELLDLNINKEVNKEIHCYGNIEQIPRVQQYQNLSYEFYYAEYDFSIKIPGTLSVIKGQALRLVRPHDEKGNDEWWLMEDRYGNKGYVPKNYLREPPTE; this is translated from the exons atggaacCAGGATTATTAACAAGAGTTTTATCTGATTTTTTAACAACTATTGATGGAGAATTAAGTTTACACAaaggagaatattttttg atatatagtaTCATAGATAGACATTGGTGTTATGGAGAATCTCGAGGCAGAACTGGAAAGTTTCCTTCGAATCATTTACATAAAGTAGAAATTCCATCTTTACATGACTCAGAAACTTTGTTTATATCAATTACTGCCTTTCCAGGACAACAAGATGGAGATTTATGTTTTTCTCaag GAGAAATGATCATAGGATTACAAAGTGTTGGATCTGGATGGTATTTAGGTCAAATAGATACTAAAAAGGGTATTTTTCCTTTAACACATGTATGGCAACTTGATACCAAACTATTGAag aaAGCCTTagagaaaaagattataaggaaaaaagcTAGAATAAAAACTAGTTTAAAAGCTCAACTAGAAGGAGAACTTGATTTAGTAGAAGGTGAAATAGTCACTGTTACAGAAATTCTTGAAGATGGTTGGTGTTATGGAATAACAAAAGATGGTAAAACGGGAATGTTTCCAGaagattttatatcttatataaatgacAATGTAGATCAATTAGACATAGCTTCTGCAGCAGATAATTCTTCatccataaattataatgaaagtatatatagaaatattgagATGCCTTCTACAAGTATATCTGTTGAAGAACCTGCaccaaattattatgatttatttcctGAATTCAAAGCAATTTCTTCAAATGTAacagaaagtttaaaaaatacaagtaaTTTAAATGCAGTAGATGTAAAACCATATGCTATAACTTTATATCCATTTAATTCTCAATTTCCAAATGAACTTAGTTTTGAAGCAGAAGAAGTAGTGCACCTCATTAAACACATAGATTCAGAATGGATACAAGGTACAAAAGATAATCAAAATGGCATTTTTCCTATatcttatgttaatattatagtagactgtaatgaaacaaataatgaacaaaatttgTGTAATCAAGAAGTAAATATAGTACagtataatgaattaatgcCAGGAACTGAAGCAAAAGTAGAGTATACTTTTAAAGCTCAAATGGAtggagatttaaatatttttgaaggtGATACTGTTAAAGTAATCAACATGGCAAATTCAGATTGGGTTAATGTTGAAGATCACTTTGGTAAAATTGGTTTATGTCCAAGAAGTTATTTAAGTCCATTATCTACAGAATCATCGGATGTTAGTacagatatttttgaagattttgtaataataccATATGAAGAAGGAGTTCCTAAAAAAACAGAtgaacaaaaatcaaaaagactTTCAGAACCGCATAGACCAGCACCACCTGTACCTGCACCAGGTAGAACtcctttacaaaaaaatatgatagaaaACATTGACATTTCAAGTAATATTAatcaacaaattaatattgctgataatgataatttagaaattaaacaaaaaagggCAGATCAAAGACAAAATGTTATATCAGAATTAGTTCTTACTGAAAAAGAATATGTACGTGACTTAAAGTTAACATATGAAACATTTAACTTATATAATCCAAATCAACTTGAATCTTTGGGAATAGATGTGATTATCTTATTTGGAAATCTTTATGATGTTATTCAAGTTGCAGAAGAATTGTtagatatgatattaaaagcaATGAAAGGATGTGATGAAGAATTGCAAACTATTGGCCCTTGCTTTATAGaaatgaacgaaaaattgaaaggtgtttatgttaaatattgtgGAAATCATGAAGCTGCTCtaggtttattaaaaaag tatgaaaataatgaagaaataatgaaaatatttaataaaggtaTTGAAACATTACGATATCAAATAGCTTGTTTTGATATGAGTTCCATTCTTATAAAACCAGtacaaagaatattaaagtatcctcttattttatatgaattagtaAAG tgtaCTGAGGATACTCACCCTGATAAATATACAGTTGAGGAAGCATGGAAAACAATGACTGCTGTTGCTAgtcatattaatgaatataaacgtCGAAAAGATTtagtatcaaaatatttagataatgataacacattaataagaaaaatggcTAAACTTAATATGCATTCTGTAGCAAAAATGTCTACTAGATTGAGTACACGATTAGCTTCAAGTCTAGGATTAACAAATATTGCTATTGATCcagaatttgaagaattagaGAAACAATTTAGATCTGTTGAAAAATGTACTCTACAATTATCTAAAGATGTTGAAAATTGTCTTACATATTTAAGTGATGAAGCTATTTCAGGAGAAATGATAtcagattttataattcagtATTATCAAGGAACAGTAAATATCGAAGCAAAGAAACTTAGAGATATAAGATCCATAATTTGGTCACAATTTATTCAAgacttaaaaatatgtttaaaaaatagagtTAGTGAACCAGTAAATTGTTTAGCAACTTTATTAGAAGGACCTGCTGTGTTAATAACAAAGACAcatgataaattattggattatgaTGCTGCTATTtctaaaagtgaaaaatataaagaatcaaaaatt gcaCAAGATGAACTATCAACAGCAAAAAGTAACTATGAAGCTTTAACACATCAATTAAGAGAAGAATTACCAATTGTCATTGATGCagcaacaaatatattaataaattgtattagtgCTTTTGCACATGCTAGAAAACTTTTATGTGGAAAAATTaccaaaagatatttaaatctcTGCGag acttCGACTCAATTAACATCTCAGGATATTTTGGAATCATTTTTagttaatcataatttattatggaatCAAATAACTCGTTTTGCATTTGCTGGATCAAATCCACGTGTAGAAGAAGCACAATCCACTTGGTGCCCACAAAGTGAAAGACaaagaatttcattgaaaaataaatatttcaatgataaattatatgttgTTACAGAAAATGTACCAAGTACTTCATCTTTGGATATGGGCGCAGCACGTGGAACATTAGTTGCAGTTATTAAGAAACAAGATCCTATGGGTGATAATTCTAGATGGTTTGTAGATAATGGAGTTGCTCAAGGATTTTTACCTGCTAAAAGTTTGCAACTTCAAAATATACCACAAGTTAAACAAATTACCAATGAAATTACAACATCAAATAAATGTAGTAATACATCTATGCCTGATTTAATTTGTATGGATTCTCCTGAAAAAGAACTCAAATCTACATTCCAATCACATTTGCAAGAATTGCtagatcttaatattaataaagaagtgAATAAAGAGATTCATTGTTATGGTAATATCGAACAAATTCCTAGAGTCCagcaatatcaaaatttaagcTATGag ttttactATGCAGAatatgatttttctataaaaatacctGGAACATTATCTGTCATTAAAGGACAAGCATTGAGACTCGTTAGACCTCATGATGAGAAAGGAAATGATGAATGGTGGCTTATGGAGGATCGTTACGGTAATAAAGGTTACGtacctaaaaattatttacgtgAACCGCCTACagagtaa